The nucleotide window ATGCGCTTGAGTCTTATTCTTTAGCATTAATTAGACAGCCTCGAAATGTTGTGTTTTTATCGGCAAGGGCTTCTTTGTTTGCTCAAATGGGGAATTTTAATAATGCATTAATAGATTATAATTTATTATTAGAGGAGGAGCCTAAAAACGAAGAGGCATTATATCAGCGAGGATTACTGCGTATAACGCTGAGGGAATTTGAACAAGCAGAAAAAGACTTTAGTAGTATTTTGTCTGAAAAACCAAATAATTTATTTGCTCATTTGGGTCTTGCAACCTTGTATAAGGTGGAAGGTAAATATGATGATGCAGAAAAAATGTATAATTATTTGGAGGAAAAAGAGCCTAATTATTCGGGAATATATGCAGGTAGGGCAGAGTTGTTCCTATTAAAAGGCAAAGGCAAAAAAGCCTTAGACGATGTAAACAAGGCAATTAGATTGTTAGGCTTAGAAGAAGATCCTTATTTATATATTGTGAGGGCAAAGGCAAAACTTTTGTTGTACGAACAAAAATCGGCAAAAGAAGATGTAGAAAAGGCAGTGTCTTTAGGCTATGATGAAACAGA belongs to Dysgonomonadaceae bacterium PH5-43 and includes:
- a CDS encoding tetratricopeptide (TPR) repeat protein (product_source=COG0457; cath_funfam=1.25.40.10; cog=COG0457; pfam=PF14559; smart=SM00028; superfamily=48452) — protein: MKIRFLIFVILSIYCSAAYSQSYSEWIELSFKYVEENKLDSAEVALKSALKEEPANAINVLLLNNLGTIQRRQGKQTDALESYSLALIRQPRNVVFLSARASLFAQMGNFNNALIDYNLLLEEEPKNEEALYQRGLLRITLREFEQAEKDFSSILSEKPNNLFAHLGLATLYKVEGKYDDAEKMYNYLEEKEPNYSGIYAGRAELFLLKGKGKKALDDVNKAIRLLGLEEDPYLYIVRAKAKLLLYEQKSAKEDVEKAVSLGYDETEALLIFEKIKQL